Proteins encoded within one genomic window of Arachis ipaensis cultivar K30076 chromosome B08, Araip1.1, whole genome shotgun sequence:
- the LOC107610969 gene encoding uncharacterized protein LOC107610969 produces MLFMHCVTNVLKVVGKLEPSRNMGVEEMVAMFLHIIAHDVKIRVIKRQFVRSEETISRRFNDVLLAILRCYNLLLKKPQPFSQDRMDERWKWFKNCLGALDGTHIKVNVLEADKPRYRNRKGDITTNVLGAVAPDMQFIYVLAGWEGSAADSRVLRDALFCNGFSVPQGIFIETLVCYQSNYLIFH; encoded by the exons ATGCTTTTCATGCATTGTGTAACTAACGTGCTTAAAGTGGTTGGAAAGTTAGAACCAAGTAGGAATATGGGTGTGGAAGAAATGGTTGCtatgtttttacatattataGCACATGACGTCAAAATTAGAGTAATAAAGAGACAATTTGTAAGATCTGAAGAAACAATTAGTAGGCGGTTTAATGATGTATTGCTTGCTATTTTGAGATGTTATAATCTCTTACTGAAGAAACCTCAACCATTTAGCCAGGATAGAATGGATGAACGATGGAAATGGTTCAAG aattgcCTAGGAGCCTTAGATGGTACTCATATCAAAGTTAATGTCCTTGAGGCTGACAAGCCTAGATATCGAAACAGAAAAGGTGACATAACAACCAATGTGCTTGGAGCGGTTGCTCCCGATATGCAATTTATCTATGTACTGGCAGGTTGGGAGGGTTCAGCTGCGGATTCTAGGGTATTGCGAGATGCACTATTTTGCAATGGGTTTAGTGTTCCCCAAGGTATTTTTATTGAGACTTTAGTATGTTATCAAAGTAACTATTTGATCTTTCATTAA